Proteins co-encoded in one Periophthalmus magnuspinnatus isolate fPerMag1 chromosome 20, fPerMag1.2.pri, whole genome shotgun sequence genomic window:
- the LOC117388705 gene encoding oxygen-regulated protein 1: MNEQELRRTLPEQFSGSGHTFGTQRHQSVTNPILSKRVCFYKSGDPQFNGLRMVINSRTFKTFDALLDSLSKKVPLPFGVRNITTPRGVHAVSSLDELEDGKSYICSDHRKVKPINLAMAQKKPPPWYHARPVSSRRRTIQKAQRYPGHKLHNLESVVMRTPKKLLVFRNGDPAFKCVVVLQKKSTPTFESILRYISELMQFNVAKLHTPEGRHVDGLPGLIMCSGTVVAAGREKFKPANYNSQKSFEPPRMRVNRRSVRRLKALSQSAYSMPTNSIEMESIHILDSVAESEAENFAGAGVEGQDCLLPTDDDIEKSFRVNQDGSMTVEMKVRLTIKEEETLHWTTTLSRSSVSDQLTGDSFLAPAPEQEISLPESDHMDLRTPAATPKDINKNKDICKITPKLDVERFDANDVSCAEALEMMESLREIASIDERQTLQSVSEHETCSEKKIANGLRKGIMSPSQRELSPLSDRNASSTESPMSQLSPGTRSAPQSSLSFSYDSTSVITKQPEGNRDIPEGTKMQSEKNGKLPGGVTDFKIMDNKVHPLVEVSPAHEAVVVQPVRGQGVMSRRVQEPDVLDILYNFCGEHCPIL; the protein is encoded by the exons ATGAATGAACAAGAGCTACGGCGAACACTCCCTGAACAGTTTTCAGGGAGTGGGCACACCTTTGGCACGCAACGGCATCAAAGTGTCACTAACCCAATACTGTCCAAACGAGTATGCTTCTACAAGAGTGGAGACCCTCAGTTTAATGGTCTGCGGATGGTCATCAACAGCcgcacttttaaaacatttgatgCACTCCTGGACAGTTTATCTAAGAAGGTCCCTCTGCCATTTGGAGTGAGGAACATTACCACTCCTCGAGGCGTCCATGCTGTCTCCTCTCTGGATGAACTGGAGGATGGGAAGTCTTACATTTGCTCAGACCATCGAAAGGTGAAACCTATAAATCTGGCCATGGCCCAGAAAAAGCCACCTCCCTGGTACCATGCCCGGCCCGTGAGCTCTCGACGCCGGACCATCCAGAAGGCCCAGCGTTACCCTGGACACAAACTTCATAACCTGGAGTCAGTGGTGATGCGCACACCAAAAAAGCTCTTGGTTTTCCGTAATGGAGACCCAGCATTCAAGTGTGTTGTTGTGCTTCAGAAGAAGTCTACACCCACATTTGAATCCATCCTGAGATACATTTCAGAACTGATGCAGTTTAATGTGGCAAAACTACACACACCTGAAGGAAGACAT gtTGATGGTCTCCCAGGCTTGATAATGTGTTCTGGAACTGTGGTAGCTGCAGGCAGGGAAAAGTTCAAACCTGCAAACTACAATTCACAAAAATCATTTGAGCCGCCTCGAATGAGAGTCAACCGAAGAAGTGTTCGACGACTAAAGGCTTTAAGTC AGAGCGCATACAGTATGCCTACAAACTCCATTGAAATGGAGTCCATCCATATTCTAGACTCAGTGGCAGAATCAGAAGCAGAAAACTTTGCCGGAGCTGGGGTTGAAGGCCAGGACTGTTTGCTACCGACAGACGATGATATTGAAAAATCCTTTCGGGTGAACCAAGATGGTAGCATGACAGTTGAAATGAAGGTGCGACTGACAATTAAGGAGGAAGAGACACTTCATTGGACAACCACCCTGTCACGTTCCTCTGTATCTGATCAGCTTACTGGGGACAGTTTCCTGGCTCCTGCACCAGAGCAAGAGATCAGCCTACCTGAATCAGACCATATGGATTTACGGACTCCTGCTGCTACACCCAAGGATATCAACAAGAACAAAGATATCTGCA AAATAACTCCCAAACTAGATGTAGAGAGGTTTGATGCAAATGATGTAAGCTGTGCAGAGGCTTTAGAAATGATGGAGTCCCTTCGAGAAATTGCTAGTATAGATGAGCGTCAGACATTACAA TCTGTTTCTGAGCATGAGACATGTTCAGAAAAGAAAATTGCAAATGGTCTGAGGAAGGGCATTATGAGTCCATCACAAAGAGAGTTGTCTCCTTTATCTGACAGGAATGCATCCTCCACTGAGTCCCCCATGTCCCAGCTGTCCCCCGGCACCCGATCAGCTCCACAGTCATCCTTATCCTTTAGCTATGACTCCACCAGTGTTATAACCAAACAGCCAGAGGGGAACCGG GACATTCCAGAGGGCACAAAGATGCAGTCAGAGAAAAATGGAAAACTCCCTGGTGGTGTGACAGATTTCAAAATCATGGATAATAAAGTTCATCCTCTGGTGGAGGTGTCTCCTGCTCATGAGGCTGTTGTAGTTCAGCCAGTCAGAGGTCAAGGTGTTATGAGCAGAAGGGTGCAAGAGCCTGATGTGTTGGACATTTTGTACAATTTCTGTGGAGAGCATTGCCCAATACTGTGA
- the LOC117388562 gene encoding uncharacterized protein LOC117388562 — MPASKRELSPPESESKIRKLDEDASKVATILGTDNSPERTAAPRTKKKLSPSPGGNNSRPSSPLSDSSESVSDPPFKKAKLLSTSAFSTVSSKESKSNISLMQTALTESEEASIGSSNTDFVRVRDGSDKAICILQYSNKAMAEETLAVPNEELPCSPSGPVQIDHSYGRISEITETDQEGYVLEEYTSSVPESQKITDTESIETSVGNVTKCEAEPSNCSRVHALESQKTDDIIIDLSSDSLDNGTCIVASDCKEKDETRSDLQSEKEFENKTPFPEKALCPVEIVYPNDMEKTDTLTAVQNEGLTEVPTVPVTEEFEQDVKWHAKEKEHETQVEETSTDFTTIHPSFNKKHFEPEQSLAVSSIPEGHTDNSSTTVQSVSNLEQTDSTVEFTFEESLKLKDQVLNDFTNTSDSSNEITDYLHKNEAEEKVEIVSSRNECGLQNIMSNEKSTSKDLEDQDNDRVNDSIPRVMEDSLMEKEKPCIEDATMLNGQISVEIPTAFSAINSAAVDIQNCERQADQHTEGSCPSHTVESDCIHDAIEPASDMSQNAGEYTMSQNDEMTAHSPGTQSLCLVPTVDVQSEVQLNTSDQYYHEPEVETFELHKEMVSRQTKTIDYPESSEVIPQEVVLAVNTENSVESEHSTYLSSQTENETFTVKKNTFAAVVPLSPTAVETIFPPEVTASPLKMCSQYREVSETSVLTLVDQVECSTVMENNNTDTQPNLLPQINSALATDEVIPPLVEICPDVSEASSEKQIKNIESGEIVDSENQINTPSEEISSTVVPYHSANSLSRQAEDIQESFISNAFTDHSEEVVTEYYNTTTNLQAIAPSEEISVPTSTVELDTNNGQGITSDSEIRDANNVNIEEVNTNCADTIAMEVQLSEQNTAEEDEVIIENVDKQMMTLTEEIKVAPSVLAAEEDEHSVVFLHEVQGGLSHSEIIEDEQMQAESVVNTMEDNTVISESQETEGTADIIEINEKEIDANDLTTQLLLNTGEQVQESQGNEETNIVDHNQEDVHSIEEPNKMTIESDLKKNENQIVYEPISSPESTTDGDVPILPENNDIVRLMHADITDTSQIIYSVSALTTDKEMVVSDGYTVAEIPSVPPESSIISPVEDFKVNGKNFQNDKSTGSENILDNQTELPSLQTDVLSQVSQNEEISKMDSQQLKNEEYSDQQVISETHTAAEIQSVEQSMAIEQLEQSNGAQDVSVSVTSAIEDAPDGQLENTEVRSEESVSDLVTVSVLTEQVQEVTGPEAVTGTEAATVTFTTEIQENQETDTTCEEYVILEPVPDNAIHYDIITQAVAESGLSEEISSNTENIIDEVQQTSGIHGESTLETMVVETNLENTEQVEQIGISPQPTDMMEVTPSNFEPDVTQPVDVNMMPPECQILEDIEIGREIVVAEEEQEEDSDISIIEKPQEYTTEEQLKKTDENDEISKETGEEKSKEIGDEKSKETGSETNKQTISLETTTKDSTTAEKKEPEKPKKQEMNTQARTKARLAALAEQKAAASKRQARREQLNLLALCQEIAEDIATDSMLLKKIEEEKQAAAAAKSEGSTNESPHVNSQEEHPGDVVAPTPEGVEVTSTSVTSTEDNTVTQTSTTNAEETKATSEPPKRRFFTSQVIVPLKAHEKKKLTRYQRLRQVELQREKMSWARVKKLKSDQANQMFSEMDWQASMSFSSFGVDHAAAVSEPVAILSKPSSPGLSSPNKCAPNTEEPKAEISKPETPVSEPAKVEMSQTGPATEEKDEADKTESPQKEDSKAEPAKPELRKSSRISKIESSKAASTPAPATKSKATSKKVLPAVPPPMPNGLNNQSLKIEYKPYKPRPKYSPDDFELDDDPIPPPKACPQAKPTNQVTPNVQSRPASQTTTLSKPTVSTQLSNQLKSKVLTPAGQISDQIKPASSAVANPSAAQAQSKGTHATPSSSKLLPTNKVLQKAPASTNAPSKVVVAPMVAKPAASSPQVMAPSATSEKETILSVNQPATSETTTATAPPDDAADSAKCKAPEGVPLASVLPKEDSNDSQCDENKEVTPVQDKMAPGVQLEKTESGEADLNKVSKLCQDQNIETPMSDASLQKEIKKLKEADKDGMQTIIDAGQKHFGPVACSVCGMLYSAANPEDESQHLLFHNQFISAVKYVGWKKERILSEFPDGKIILVLPDDPKYALKKIEEIREMVDNDLGFQQVESKCPSKTKTFLFISNDKKVAGCLIAEHINEGYRVIEEPAPSGSEGEKVMFERQRAWCCSTTAEPAICGISRIWVVSTMRRQGIASRMLDCLRNNFIYGSNLSKDEIAFSDPTPDGKLFATHYFGTSQFLVYNFVNGTPATQAKTEKV; from the exons ATGCCTGCGTCAAAGAGGGAATTATCACCACCAGAGTCTGAGTCCAAAATTAGGAAGTTGGATGAAGATGCATCTAAAGTGGCAACTATCCTGGGAACTGACAACTCACCAGAAAGAACAGCAGCCCCACGTACCAAGAAAAAACTGTCTCCTTCACCTGGGGGAAATAATTCAAGGCCTAGTTCTCCTTTGTCAGACTCCAGTGAATCAGTGTCTGATCCACCTTTCAAAAAAGCCAAGCTTCTTTCCACAAGTGCCTTTTCTACAGTGTCCTCAAAGGAATCCAAGTCCAACATCTCCCTGATGCAGACAGCATTGACAGAGTCTGAAGAGGCAAGTATTGGCAGTAGTAACACAGATTTCGTCAGGGTGAGGGATGGCAGTGACAAAGCCATCTGCATCCTACAATATTCTAACAAAGCTATGGCTGAAGAAACATTGGCTGTACCAAATGAAGAATTGCCCTGTTCTCCTTCAGGTCCTGTACAAATAGACCACAGTTATGGGAGAATATCAGAAATTACTGAGACAGATCAGGAAGGTTACGTTTTAGAAGAATATACAAGTTCAGTTCCAGAGTCACAAAAAATAACAGACACAGAATCAATAGAAACAAGCGTAGgtaatgtcactaaatgtgaaGCTGAACCTAGCAACTGTTCAAGGGTGCATGCACTAGAAAGTCAAAAAACAGACGATATTATAATTGATTTATCCTCAGATTCACTGGACAATGGGACATGTATTGTGGCATCCGATTGCAAAGAGAAAGACGAGACCCGTTCAGACCTTCAAAGTGAAAaagaatttgaaaataaaacaccattTCCTGAAAAGGCACTATGTCCGGTTGAAATTGTTTATCCAAATGACATGGAAAAAACAGATACTCTAACAGCTGTGCAGAACGAGGGTTTAACTGAAGTCCCTACTGTGCCAGTTACAGAAGAGTTTGAACAGGATGTCAAATGGCATGCAAAAGAAAAAGAGCATGAAACACAGGTTGAAGAGACATCTACAGATTTTACAACAATTCATCCATCattcaataaaaaacatttcgAACCAGAACAGTCTCTAGCTGTAAGCAGTATTCCAGAGGGGCACACTGATAACAGTTCAACAACTGTGCAAAGTGTTAGTAATTTAGAGCAAACGGACAGCACTGTTGAATTCACCTTTGAGGAATCTCTTAAATTGAAAGACCAAGTGTTAAATGACTTTACTAACACCTCTGACAGCAGTAATGAAATTACAGATTACTTGCATAAAAATGAAGCAGAAGAAAAGGTGGAAATAGTATCATCTAGAAATGAGTGTGGCTTACAGAATATTATGTCAAATGAAAAATCAACTAGCAAGGACCTAGAAGACCAGGATAATGACAGAGTTAATGACTCCATTCCAAGAGTTATGGAGGACTCTCTTATGGAAAAAGAAAAGCCTTGTATTGAGGATGCCACTATGCTGAACGGACAGATCAGTGTTGAAATCCCCACAGCGTTTTCAGCGATAAACTCTGCAGCCGTGGACATACAAAACTGTGAAAGGCAAGCAGATCAGCACACTGAAGGTTCCTGTCCTTCACACACTGTTGAATCTGACTGTATTCATGATGCTATTGAACCTGCTTCAGATATGTCCCAAAATGCAGGTGAATATACAATGTCACAAAATGATGAGATGACTGCCCACTCTCCTGGAACACAGAGTCTCTGTTTAGTGCCGACAGTAGATGTACAGAGTGAGGTCCAGCTAAATACTTCTGATCAGTATTATCATGAACCTGAGGTAGAAACATTTGAACTACACAAAGAGATGGTGTCACGTCAAACCAAAACCATTGATTATCCTGAATCATCTGAAGTTATACCCCAGGAAGTTGTTCTAGCTGTAAACACAGAGAATTCAGTGGAAAGTGAGCATAGCACATATTTGTCAAGCCAAACTGAGAATGAAACTTTCACCGTAAAAAAGAATACATTTGCTGCTGTTGTTCCTTTAAGTCCCACAGCTGTTGAGACAATATTCCCTCCTGAAGTGACTGCTTCGCCACTCAAAATGTGTTCACAGTACCGCGAGGTCAGTGAGACATCTGTACTGACTCTAGTTGATCAAgttgaatgttccactgttatggaaaacaataacacagaTACACAACCAAATTTATTACCACAGATAAATTCTGCATTAGCAACAGATGAGGTTATACCACCTTTAGTGGAAATATGTCCCGATGTGAGTGAAGCCTCCAgtgaaaaacaaattaaaaatattgaaagtgGAGAAATTGTGGACTCAGAGAATCAGATAAATACACCATCTGAAGAAATAAGTTCTACGGTTGTACCATACCACAGTGCAAATTCCTTGTCAAGGCAAGCAGAGGACATTCAAGAAAGTTTCATCAGTAATGCTTTTACTGACCATTCTGAAGAGGTTGTTACTGAATATTACAACACAACAACCAATTTGCAAGCCATAGCACCATCAGAGGAGATTTCTGTACCTACATCCACAGTTGAACTTGACACTAATAATGGTCAAGGGATAACCTCTGACTCTGAGATCAGAGATGCAAATAATGTTAACATCGAAGAAGTTAACACAAACTGTGCAGATACCATTGCTATGGAAGTTCAACTTTCAGAGCAAAACACTGCAGAAGAAGATGAAGTTATCATTGAAAATGTGGATAAACAAATGATGACACTAACAGAAGAGATTAAAGTAGCACCTTCAGTTTTGGCAGCAGAAGAAGATGAGCATTCAGTGGTCTTTTTACATGAGGTTCAGGGAGGTCTGTCTCATTCTGAGATTATTGAAGATGAGCAAATGCAAGCTGAGTCAGTTGTGAATACTATGGAAGATAATACTGTAATTAGTGAATCGCAAGAAACTGAAGGTACAGCAGAcataattgaaataaatgagaaggaaattGATGCTAATGATTTGACAACACAATTACTCCTTAATACAGGAGAACAAGTTCAAGAATCTCAAGGCAATGAGGAGACTAATATTGTTGATCATAACCAAGAGGATGTTCACAGCATAGAAGAACCAAATAAGATGACGATTGAGTCTGACCTTAAGAAAAATGAAAACCAGATAGTGTATGAGCCTATTAGCAGTCCAGAAAGTACCACCGATGGAGACGTTCCTATACTACCAGAAAACAATGATATAGTTAGGCTGATGCATGCAGACATTACGGATACCTCACAGATCATATATAGTGTGTCAGCATTAACTACTGACAAAGAAATGGTTGTTTCAGATGGCTATACAGTTGCTGAAATCCCAAGTGTACCTCCAGAAAGTTCAATAATTTCCCCTGTTGAAGACTTTAAAGTAAATGGCAAAAattttcaaaatgacaaatccACCGGGAGCGAAAATATTTTGGACAACCAAACAGAATTGCCGAGTTTACAGACAGATGTGTTATCTCAAGTATCACAGAATGAGGAAATTAGCAAAATGGATAGCCAGCAACTTAAAAATGAAGAATATTCAGATCAACAGGTAATATCTGAGACTCACACAGCAGCTGAAATTCAGAGTGTTGAACAGAGCATGGCCATTGAACAATTAGAGCAAAGCAATGGTGCACAGGATGTAAGTGTTTCAGTGACCAGTGCAATTGAAGATGCACCAGATGGCCAATTGGAGAACACAGAAGTGCGGAGTGAAGAGAGTGTCTCAGATTTAGTCACTGTCTCAGTGCTTACTGAACAAGTGCAGGAGGTCACTGGGCCTGAAGCTGTCACAGGCACAGAAGCAGctacagttacatttactacaGAAATCCAAGAAAATCAGGAAACTGACACCACATGTGAAGAGTATGTTATATTAGAGCCTGTACCAGACAATGCAATTCACTACGACATTATTACTCAAGCTGTGGCTGAATCGGGGCTATCAGAAGAGATTAGCTCAAACACTGAAAACATTATAGATGAGGTACAGCAAACAAGTGGTATTCATGGGGAAAGCACACTAGAGACAATGGTTGTTGAGACAAATTTGGAAAACACTGAACAGGTTGAGCAAATTGGTATCTCCCCTCAACCCACTGACATGATGGAAGTAACACCATCCAACTTTGAGCCAGATGTCACACAACCAGTGGATGTTAATATGATGCCACCAGAGTGCCAGATTTTGGAGGATATTGAGATTGGACGTGAAATAGTTGTGGCAGAAGAGGAACAAGAAGAGGACAGTGACATTTCTATAATTGAGAAACCTCAAGAATATACCACAGAAGAACAACTTAAAAAGACTGATGAAAATGATGAGATAAGCAAAGAAACTGGTGAGGAGAAAAGCAAAGAAATTGGTGATGAGAAAAGCAAAGAAACTGGCAgtgagacaaacaaacaaacaatctcTTTGGAAACTACAACAAAGGATAGCACCACTGCTGAGAAAAAAGAGCCCGAAAAACCTAAGAAGCAAGAAATGAACACACAGGCCAGGACCAAAGCTCGTCTTGCAGCTCTCGCAGAGCAAAAGGCTGCTGCTTCTAAGAGACAAGCAAGGAGAGAGCAGCTCAACCTATTAGCCTTGTGTCAAGAAATAGCAGAGGACATAGCTACAGACAGCATGCTTCTAAAGAAAATAGAAGAGGAGAAGCAAGCTGCAGCTGCAGCTAAAAGtgaaggcagcacaaatgaaagtCCACATGTTAACAGTCAAGAGGAGCACCCAGGAGATGTGGTGGCTCCAACTCCAGAAGGTGTAGAGGTGACCTCAACTTCAGTCACATCCACTGAAGACAACACTGTAACCCAGACGTCTACCACAAATGCAGAGGAGACAAAGGCTACATCAGAGCCACCAAAACGGAGGTTCTTTACTTCACAAGTTATTGTTCCACTCAAAGCTCACGAGAAAAAGAAACTTACTAGATATCAAAGATTAAGACAAGTTGAGCTACAGAGAGAAAAAATGTCATGGGCTAGAGTGAAGAAGCTCAAGTCTGACCAAGCAAATCAAATGTTTTCGGAAATGGACTGGCAGGCATCAATGTCCTTTTCCTCGTTTGGTGTGGATCATGCAGCCGCTGTATCCGAGCCTGTAGCTATTTTGTCTAAACCATCTTCACCGGGCCTTTCATCCCCCAACAAATGCGCACCTAACACTGAGGAGCCTAAAGCTGAGATTTCCAAGCCTGAAACACCTGTAAGCGAACCAGCCAAGGTGGAAATGTCTCAAACTGGACCTGCAACAGAAGAAAAAGATGAAGCTGATAAAACAGAATCTCCTCAAAAGGAAGACTCAAAAGCTGAACCTGCCAAACCTGAGCTTCGCAAGTCCTCTCGGATCAGTAAAATTGAATCTTCAAAAGCTGCCTCTACGCCTGCACCAGCAACAAAAAGCAAAGCCACATCTAAAAAGGTCCTTCCTGCTGTTCCACCTCCCATGCCAAATGGCCTTAATAATCAGAGTTTGAAGATTGAGTATAAGCCGTACAAACCCAGGCCCAAGTATTCTCCTGATGACTTTGAACTGGATGACGACCCTATTCCTCCTCCAAAAGCATGTCCTCAGGCCAAGCCCACCAACCAGGTGACTCCTAATGTTCAATCAAGACCAGCTTCCCAGACCACAACCCTTTCAAAGCCCACTGTTTCAACACAACTTTCAAACCAATTGAAGTCCAAAGTTCTGACACCTGCTGGACAGATCTCAGATCAGATAAAGCCAGCCTCCAGTGCTGTGGCCAACCCTTCAGCAGCACAGGCACAGTCAAAAGGCACACATGCAACTCCATCGTCATCAAAGCTCTTACCCACAAATAAAGTGCTACAGAAAGCTCCTGCTTCAACAAACGCTCCATCTAAAGTTGTTGTAGCGCCAATGGTGGCTAAGCCAGCAGCCTCCTCACCCCAGGTTATGGCCCCAAGTGCAACCTCGGAGAAGGAGaccattttgtctgtaaatcagccTGCCACATCTGAaacaacaactgctactgctCCTCCAGATGATGCAGCTGATTCTGCCAAATGCAAG GCACCAGAGGGTGTTCCTTTAGCATCTGTTCTTCCTAAAGAAGACTCAAATGACTCACAGTGTGATGAAAACAAAGAAG tcacTCCAGTCCAGGATAAGATGGCCCCTGGTGTTCAGTTAGAGAAGACTGAATCAGGAGAAGCAGACCTGAATAAAGTCTCAAAACTCTGTCAAGA tCAAAACATTGAGACTCCCATGTCTGATGCTAGTCtacagaaagaaataaaaaaactaaaggaAGCTGACAAAGATGGCATGCAGACTATAATT GATGCAGGACAAAAGCATTTTGGACCAGTGGCATGCAGTGTGTGTGGGATGCTCTACTCTGCTGCCAATCCAGAGGATGAATCTCAACATTTACTGTTTCATAACCAGTTCATTAGCGCTGTCAAATATGTG GGGTGGAAAAAGGAAAGGATTTTATCAGAGTTTCCTGATGGAAAAATAATTCTTGTTCTGCCAGATGATCCAAAATATGCCCTGAAGAAG ATTGAGGAAATCAGAGAGATGGTGGACAATGACCTTGGCTTCCAGCAGGTGGAGTCCAAGTGTCCCTCAAAGactaaaaccttcctcttcatTTCTAATGACAAGAAAGTTGCTGGGTGCCTCATTGCCGAGCACATTAACGAG GGCTACAGAGTGATTGAAGAGCCTGCCCCGTCTGGttcagagggagagaaggtgaTGTTTGAGAGACAGCGAGCGTGGTGCTGCTCTACTACTGCTGAGCCGGCCATCTGTGGTATCAGCCGGATTTGGGTTGTCAGCACCATGAGACGCCAGGGAATTGCCTCGCGCATGCTTGACTGCCTCAg GAACAACTTCATATATGGTTCTAACCTGAGCAAGGATGAGATTGCTTTCTCTGATCCTACTCCCGATGGGAAACTTTTTGCCACACATTATTTTGGCACTTCTCAATTTTTGGTTTATAACTTTGTGAATGGGACACCTGCAACACAGgccaaaactgaaaaagtatAA